A portion of the Microcoleus sp. AS-A8 genome contains these proteins:
- a CDS encoding ABC transporter permease, whose amino-acid sequence MHITESVKMAVMTLTANKLRSSLTMLGMIIGNASVIAMIGIGQGAQNYTLEKLESFGQNRLVVFVSSEEIEGFIAENPTLVLSDAEAIATQAPSVKAVAPLIGSRLLISYRSRRTQTSVTGTTPGSLYVRNAQVARGRFFDQFEQQQNAQVVALGSDVASKLFGSDNPIGKEVQINNLTFEVIGVMQAKGAFLGPSQDDIAYVPITTMAEKLAGRKSPYGIPVDYIEVSAQDKESIRAAAFQIINLLTQRHGKKDFSVVANQSFQNLVSQITGTLSLTLAAIASISLLVGGVGIMNIMLVSVTERTQEIGLRKALGATQQAILSQFLIEAVILSVAGGLLGTGIGIGSGMLVAVLTPVKPSVPLEAIALAVAVSGSIGLIFGVIPARQAARLDPIVALRSS is encoded by the coding sequence ATGCACATTACAGAAAGCGTCAAGATGGCAGTCATGACCCTAACTGCCAACAAGCTACGTAGCAGCCTCACCATGTTGGGTATGATTATCGGCAACGCCTCTGTAATCGCGATGATTGGGATTGGGCAAGGAGCGCAGAACTATACGCTAGAGAAGCTGGAGTCTTTTGGGCAAAATCGCCTGGTTGTGTTTGTAAGTAGTGAGGAAATTGAGGGCTTCATTGCTGAAAATCCGACGCTAGTGCTCTCGGATGCTGAAGCGATCGCCACCCAAGCACCGTCAGTAAAGGCAGTGGCTCCCCTGATTGGTTCTAGACTATTGATCTCCTACCGCAGCAGAAGGACGCAGACCAGCGTCACGGGGACAACACCAGGGTCTCTCTATGTACGGAATGCACAAGTTGCCAGGGGACGTTTTTTTGACCAATTTGAACAGCAGCAGAATGCCCAGGTTGTTGCTCTCGGTTCAGACGTTGCAAGCAAGCTGTTTGGCAGTGATAACCCTATCGGCAAAGAGGTGCAGATCAACAATCTTACCTTTGAAGTGATTGGGGTGATGCAAGCCAAAGGTGCCTTTCTAGGGCCAAGTCAAGATGATATTGCTTACGTGCCAATTACAACAATGGCTGAAAAGCTAGCTGGACGCAAATCTCCTTACGGCATTCCCGTCGATTACATTGAGGTCTCGGCACAGGATAAAGAGAGCATTCGAGCAGCCGCATTTCAGATCATTAACTTACTGACACAACGGCATGGCAAGAAAGATTTTAGTGTCGTAGCCAATCAGTCTTTCCAGAATCTCGTCAGCCAAATCACAGGTACTCTAAGTCTGACGTTGGCAGCGATCGCAAGTATTTCCCTGTTAGTAGGGGGCGTTGGCATCATGAACATCATGCTCGTCTCAGTAACTGAGCGTACCCAGGAGATTGGGCTGCGGAAGGCTCTTGGTGCAACCCAACAAGCGATTCTTTCTCAGTTTCTGATCGAGGCGGTGATTCTGTCGGTAGCTGGAGGATTGCTCGGCACCGGCATCGGCATCGGCAGTGGTATGCTCGTGGCTGTGCTAACTCCGGTAAAACCCAGTGTTCCACTTGAAGCGATCGCTCTGGCTGTGGCTGTTTCTGGCAGTATAGGTCTAATTTTTGGTGTGATTCCAGCGCGACAAGCAGCTAGGCTGGACCCAATTGTGGCTTTGAGAAGTTCCTAG
- a CDS encoding efflux RND transporter periplasmic adaptor subunit → MGTATTAYLVFRSTAPKSDITNLIVEVTSKDIAVQIKANGVVQAVQNINLSPKEAGRIAKLYVDEGDRVEQNQLVARMEDEQFQAQVNQYKAALAKSQADLAQKRAGARPEEIAEAKAKLAAAEANVAEIQEKLNRAAEVLKRNQFLAQEGAISQNALGDYLSQERSARANLDAAVARMKEQRETLEKIRNGTRKEEIAQAEANVAQATALLQYYESQLKNTSIRAPFAGTITRRFAQEGDFVTPTTSASSSDGATSASIVELSRGLEVEAKVPEASIARIKQGQSVEIRADAYSDNIFKGRVRLIAPRAVQENNVTSFRVKVALQTGQDKLKAAMNVKLAFIGDSISNALVVPLAAIVTKKDGQTGVLVPDKNNQAQFRPVTVGPTSGDQIQILQGVSKGERILLSPPEGQVIPGVDTVGF, encoded by the coding sequence TTGGGAACTGCTACTACGGCTTACCTAGTATTCAGAAGTACTGCTCCTAAATCGGATATCACCAACCTGATAGTAGAGGTGACATCTAAAGACATAGCGGTTCAGATTAAAGCGAATGGCGTTGTCCAGGCGGTGCAAAATATCAATCTTAGTCCCAAAGAGGCAGGTCGGATCGCAAAATTGTATGTGGACGAAGGTGATCGGGTAGAGCAGAATCAATTGGTAGCCCGCATGGAGGACGAACAATTTCAAGCCCAGGTGAATCAATACAAGGCAGCACTGGCTAAGTCCCAGGCTGACCTTGCCCAAAAGCGGGCTGGCGCACGACCTGAGGAAATTGCCGAAGCGAAAGCTAAATTAGCTGCCGCTGAGGCCAACGTTGCCGAGATCCAGGAAAAGTTAAATCGTGCTGCGGAAGTACTTAAGCGCAACCAATTTCTGGCACAAGAGGGAGCAATTTCTCAAAACGCACTAGGAGACTATTTAAGTCAAGAACGCTCTGCAAGAGCTAATCTTGACGCAGCAGTAGCTCGCATGAAAGAACAAAGGGAGACCTTAGAAAAGATCCGCAATGGTACACGAAAAGAAGAAATCGCTCAAGCGGAAGCTAATGTTGCCCAAGCCACAGCGCTATTGCAGTACTACGAAAGCCAGTTAAAAAATACCTCAATCCGCGCTCCCTTCGCTGGCACCATTACACGACGATTTGCCCAAGAAGGAGACTTTGTGACGCCAACAACTTCCGCCTCTTCCAGCGATGGTGCGACTTCTGCCTCGATTGTTGAACTTTCCAGGGGTTTGGAAGTAGAGGCAAAAGTGCCAGAAGCCAGCATTGCACGAATTAAACAGGGTCAGAGTGTTGAGATTCGCGCCGATGCCTATTCTGACAACATCTTTAAGGGTCGCGTCCGGTTAATTGCACCCAGAGCTGTACAGGAAAATAATGTCACATCCTTTCGAGTCAAAGTAGCCTTACAAACGGGTCAAGACAAGCTCAAGGCGGCCATGAATGTGAAATTGGCATTCATCGGCGACTCTATCTCCAATGCTTTGGTCGTTCCCCTAGCAGCGATTGTGACTAAAAAAGACGGTCAAACCGGTGTCTTAGTGCCTGATAAAAATAACCAGGCCCAATTCCGCCCTGTCACCGTTGGCCCAACAAGCGGCGATCAAATTCAGATTCTCCAGGGGGTTTCTAAGGGTGAACGCATCCTGCTGAGTCCTCCCGAAGGTCAAGTCATCCCAGGCGTGGATACAGTAGGCTTCTAA
- a CDS encoding glycosyltransferase, whose translation MKTISLPDSDFCPTAVPSRGKVTVKGKFFFLGEEKFFLKGVTYGTFSSGTHGAPFPEKSMVEKDFALMAELGANCLRTYTVPPDWLLDLAATFGLRMLIGIPWAEHIAFLDSSSTRAEIRQAIANGVKACREHPGVFGYLVGNEIPSDIVRWHGPKQVRAFLKELMALVKDGDPEALVSYANYPCTEYLDIDFTDFLSFNVYLHREKDFRHYLSRLHNLAENKPLVLSEFGADSIREGTQSQSEILAQKLSTSFDMGAAGTIVFAWTDEWFTGGFAIQDWAFGLVDTERNKKPAFHTVEHYYTTPLPPALPEYPKVSVVICAYNADHTMDSCLASLQELNYPNYEVIVVNDGSTDKTLEIAKSYDYIKLISQENKGLSVARNVGLAAATGEIIAYTDSDCVADPDWLIYMVAKFLSSGLSAVGGPNFPPPEDSLVPSCVAVSPGGPTHVLLSDEVAEHIPGCNMAFRREVLEEIGGFDPIFHAAGDDVDVCWRLQDKGYTIGFSPAAVVWHFRRNTVKDYLKQQRGYGKAEALVYFKHPYRFNLLGQSQWLGRIYGDLSSSFLSRQPVIYSGGFGRGLFQTLYEPPSSLLSYLPLTLEWNVGAALLLIYLVLSGGNPWLGIAPFLLSWSYCISGALRAPIDSRFQGLRGRILVALLIYLGPLVRSWERYLWRRQGLTKVEPIKFDELVQKPKISWKERSLFLSYWTEVGLEKESLLQEVMDFLLPRKYFITVDQGWSNWDLKVHQGFFPRARIKVCTENHGGNKRLLRVGCTLRMSRMGTTILWFWVLVTIMSLLLGLTKVAVATGILGAVSAAVIFYQKFCLGRTMYHVLEIVAKKIELVPAPSMSERVAS comes from the coding sequence GTGAAAACTATCTCTTTGCCAGATTCGGATTTCTGCCCCACGGCTGTGCCCAGTCGCGGGAAAGTTACCGTGAAGGGAAAATTTTTCTTTTTGGGAGAGGAAAAATTCTTCCTCAAGGGGGTGACTTACGGTACCTTCTCGTCCGGTACTCATGGTGCACCTTTTCCAGAAAAATCAATGGTAGAGAAAGACTTTGCGCTGATGGCAGAATTAGGGGCCAACTGTCTACGTACCTATACTGTTCCACCCGATTGGCTGTTGGATCTAGCGGCAACCTTCGGTCTCAGAATGCTCATTGGCATACCCTGGGCTGAGCATATTGCCTTCCTTGACTCCTCTTCTACTAGAGCAGAGATTCGTCAGGCAATTGCCAATGGGGTTAAAGCCTGTCGAGAGCATCCGGGTGTCTTTGGCTATTTGGTCGGTAACGAAATTCCTTCGGATATTGTGCGGTGGCATGGTCCCAAGCAAGTTCGTGCTTTTCTCAAAGAGTTAATGGCACTGGTAAAAGACGGCGATCCAGAGGCGCTTGTTAGTTATGCCAATTACCCCTGCACGGAGTACCTCGATATTGACTTTACTGATTTCTTATCCTTTAACGTTTACTTGCATCGAGAAAAGGATTTCCGCCACTACCTCTCCCGACTTCATAACCTAGCTGAGAATAAACCTCTGGTTCTCAGTGAGTTTGGGGCTGACTCAATCCGTGAGGGAACCCAATCCCAATCCGAAATTCTCGCTCAAAAATTGTCAACAAGTTTTGATATGGGAGCAGCGGGGACGATCGTCTTTGCCTGGACGGACGAGTGGTTTACTGGCGGGTTTGCTATCCAGGACTGGGCTTTTGGTCTGGTGGATACCGAACGGAACAAGAAGCCTGCGTTTCATACAGTTGAGCACTATTACACGACACCTCTACCGCCAGCATTACCTGAGTATCCCAAAGTCTCGGTGGTTATATGCGCCTATAATGCCGATCACACTATGGACAGTTGCCTAGCTTCCCTTCAAGAACTCAACTATCCGAACTACGAAGTCATTGTAGTCAATGATGGTTCCACTGATAAGACTCTGGAAATTGCTAAATCCTATGACTATATCAAACTAATCAGCCAGGAAAATAAAGGACTCAGCGTGGCACGCAACGTTGGTCTTGCTGCGGCAACGGGTGAAATTATTGCCTATACCGACTCAGACTGTGTCGCTGATCCAGACTGGCTTATTTATATGGTTGCCAAGTTTCTGTCTTCAGGACTTTCGGCAGTGGGTGGACCCAACTTCCCTCCGCCAGAGGACTCTCTTGTCCCTTCCTGTGTTGCGGTGTCTCCAGGTGGGCCAACTCACGTCCTTTTGAGTGATGAAGTCGCTGAACACATCCCAGGTTGTAACATGGCTTTTCGCCGTGAGGTATTAGAGGAAATAGGGGGCTTTGACCCAATCTTTCATGCAGCTGGTGACGATGTTGATGTCTGCTGGCGGTTGCAAGACAAGGGTTATACCATTGGCTTTAGTCCCGCAGCAGTAGTGTGGCACTTTCGGCGTAACACAGTTAAAGACTACCTTAAGCAGCAGCGTGGCTATGGTAAAGCAGAAGCTCTCGTATATTTCAAACACCCCTACCGCTTTAACCTGCTAGGGCAATCCCAGTGGCTAGGCAGGATTTATGGCGACCTTTCCTCTAGCTTCCTCTCCCGCCAACCAGTGATTTACTCTGGAGGTTTTGGTCGCGGGTTGTTTCAAACCTTGTATGAGCCTCCCTCCTCCCTCCTCTCTTACCTTCCCCTAACACTAGAGTGGAATGTAGGGGCTGCCCTCTTGTTAATTTATTTAGTGTTGTCGGGTGGTAATCCGTGGTTAGGTATAGCACCGTTTCTCTTATCCTGGAGCTACTGTATATCCGGCGCACTACGGGCACCCATAGATAGTCGTTTTCAGGGGCTGCGGGGTCGTATTCTAGTTGCCTTGCTCATTTACTTAGGTCCTCTTGTACGCAGCTGGGAGCGCTACTTGTGGCGGAGGCAGGGACTGACCAAGGTGGAGCCGATAAAATTTGACGAGCTTGTGCAAAAACCTAAGATTTCTTGGAAGGAGCGATCGCTTTTCTTATCCTATTGGACGGAGGTAGGTTTGGAGAAAGAGAGCCTGCTTCAGGAAGTGATGGACTTCCTCCTGCCCCGCAAGTATTTTATTACCGTCGATCAAGGATGGAGTAACTGGGATCTGAAGGTTCATCAAGGATTCTTTCCCAGAGCCAGGATAAAAGTTTGCACCGAAAACCACGGAGGGAATAAGAGACTCTTGAGAGTGGGGTGTACGCTAAGGATGTCGCGGATGGGTACAACAATCTTATGGTTTTGGGTTTTGGTTACGATTATGTCCCTGCTTCTAGGTCTAACCAAAGTAGCCGTAGCCACAGGGATACTTGGTGCAGTTAGTGCAGCTGTTATTTTTTATCAGAAGTTCTGTTTGGGGCGTACTATGTATCACGTACTAGAGATCGTGGCTAAGAAAATAGAGCTAGTACCAGCTCCCTCAATGAGTGAGAGGGTTGCATCCTAA
- a CDS encoding ABC transporter ATP-binding protein/permease, whose protein sequence is MVVSRRKVLAYLWPYRWQFLWALTQVFLISGCELMKPWPFKVIIDNVLSNNPLPWQFVASMSPKALLLCSCVGIVLTYLLSASFTLLNSYTTVLVGQKIVNDLRGDLYSHLQRLSLVFHGRWPTGDLLYRITADTYAIQTLSTSGFLPIVSALVLVVGMFIILLRLDAVLTLLALSVCPALLILLSPLNVRITSAATDARRQESAVYSLVQRAMSAMRVIQAFTKEEEEYRKFMAASQGSLAANLRFYVLQTFYGGVSSVVIGLWGALVMWVGASHVLEGSLTVGELIVFISYLAFLFLSLNKISETWGLIQGAKVGVGRVFEILEMEHEIKEGLRVFPPNGAKGDVSWTAVSFQYLPSQPVLTQINLGVPAGKKVAIVGSTGAGKSTLVSLLPRFYEPQSGRVTIDGVDIREFQLKSLRSQIAMVLQPPLVFPISMRENIAYGRPEATLEEIICAAQLACIHDYIAQLPQGYDTVVGEQGATLSEGQKQRLTIARAILRDASILILDEPTSAMDTETEALLMEGLERLMAGKTTFIIAHRLSTVRQADLIVVLRAGEIVEQGTFAELMRQQGTFASLYRTQFKTQVGKTTS, encoded by the coding sequence ATGGTCGTTTCTAGACGCAAGGTTCTAGCCTACCTTTGGCCTTATCGTTGGCAATTTCTCTGGGCACTGACACAAGTTTTTCTCATCAGTGGCTGTGAACTGATGAAACCCTGGCCTTTTAAGGTCATCATCGACAACGTCCTGAGCAACAATCCGCTACCTTGGCAATTTGTAGCTTCGATGTCACCAAAAGCTCTCCTCCTGTGTTCCTGTGTAGGGATAGTGTTGACTTATCTGCTTTCTGCCAGCTTCACTCTCCTCAACAGCTACACCACTGTCCTGGTTGGTCAGAAGATAGTTAACGATCTGCGAGGAGATCTCTACAGCCACCTACAGCGCCTCTCCCTTGTCTTTCATGGTCGCTGGCCAACTGGGGATCTCCTCTACCGCATTACTGCCGACACTTATGCTATCCAGACCCTCAGTACCAGTGGTTTTCTGCCCATTGTCTCGGCGCTAGTGCTTGTGGTGGGAATGTTCATCATCCTGCTACGGCTTGATGCAGTCCTTACCCTCCTGGCTTTAAGTGTTTGTCCGGCTTTATTGATCTTGCTCTCGCCCCTAAATGTCCGGATTACCTCTGCTGCTACCGATGCCCGCCGACAGGAGAGTGCAGTCTACTCGCTAGTGCAGAGAGCCATGTCTGCGATGCGTGTCATCCAAGCCTTTACTAAAGAGGAGGAAGAGTACAGGAAATTTATGGCTGCTAGTCAGGGAAGTTTAGCTGCTAATTTGCGGTTCTATGTTCTCCAGACCTTTTACGGTGGCGTGAGTAGTGTGGTGATTGGCTTATGGGGGGCGTTGGTAATGTGGGTAGGAGCTAGCCACGTTCTCGAAGGCAGCCTGACAGTGGGTGAGCTTATTGTCTTTATCTCCTATCTCGCTTTTTTGTTCCTGTCGCTCAATAAAATTAGCGAAACTTGGGGACTGATTCAGGGGGCGAAGGTGGGGGTCGGCAGAGTGTTTGAGATCCTAGAGATGGAACACGAGATCAAGGAAGGGTTGAGGGTTTTTCCCCCAAATGGAGCCAAAGGGGATGTCAGCTGGACAGCAGTTTCTTTCCAGTATCTCCCTAGCCAACCAGTCTTAACGCAGATTAACCTAGGTGTCCCAGCTGGGAAGAAAGTAGCGATTGTTGGCTCTACGGGAGCGGGTAAATCTACTTTAGTCAGCCTTTTGCCGCGCTTTTACGAGCCTCAGTCGGGTCGGGTAACCATTGATGGTGTTGATATCCGGGAGTTTCAACTTAAATCCCTGCGTAGCCAAATCGCGATGGTGCTTCAGCCTCCTCTTGTCTTTCCCATAAGTATGCGTGAGAACATCGCTTATGGTCGCCCTGAAGCGACGCTAGAAGAGATTATATGTGCTGCTCAATTGGCTTGCATCCACGACTATATCGCCCAGCTGCCGCAGGGATACGACACGGTAGTCGGGGAACAGGGAGCCACTCTCTCAGAAGGGCAGAAACAGCGCCTCACCATCGCCCGTGCCATTTTACGCGATGCCTCGATTTTAATTTTGGATGAGCCTACTTCTGCAATGGACACCGAGACTGAGGCACTCCTGATGGAGGGGCTAGAGAGACTAATGGCTGGAAAAACTACGTTTATCATTGCTCACCGTCTCTCCACCGTGCGCCAAGCTGACCTGATTGTAGTGCTGCGTGCCGGGGAAATTGTCGAGCAAGGAACCTTTGCAGAGCTGATGCGCCAGCAGGGTACGTTTGCTTCACTATACCGTACCCAGTTTAAAACACAGGTAGGAAAAACGACTTCATAA
- a CDS encoding nitrite reductase (NAD(P)H) small subunit, giving the protein MTPSTKNSSITDRYIRAANVADVQAKGSLLVHLEKQAIALFYSDNQVYALDNRCPHMGFPLHGSTCKDGIVTCPWHYARFDLNSGGTFDSWADDVRSFPVEIRNGDVWVNVAPQVDPYAHQRQRLVDGLEQGISLVIAKSVIALLDMDAESSQPFQTGLEFGTRYNKEGWNTGLTIHTCMMNLLPYLEPEDRTRALYQGLSAIARDSSDAPPHFVVHPLPNSAVDLNTLKGWFRQFIELRDSEAAERCLVTAVRVGAERQQIADMLFVAATDHHYIDVGHTIDFINKALEALDAVNWQGAEQVLASLVSGLANATRMEESNSWRYPVDLVAILHSAFEQLPEALEVGRTRRGTWSGREPLLPILLGEDAQAIADALLAALRDGCTEEELAGTVTYAAALRVARFHTNNDHSDWNSAHHPFTFANAVHQCVRRVPSPELLRAVFDGAMSVYLNRFLNVPPARLPEPKDQVENPDELLKQLPELLDRQQQVNQAGQLVAQYLYSGGKPERLMAMLGKLMLRENRDFHVIQEVEAAFRQYSLLGQTAAGVHTLVAAARYLAAHAPTMRSQEQTYQMAYRLHRGDRLFEES; this is encoded by the coding sequence ATGACTCCTTCTACTAAAAATTCATCGATAACAGACCGCTACATTCGCGCTGCAAATGTAGCGGATGTTCAAGCAAAGGGTAGTCTGCTGGTGCATTTAGAGAAGCAAGCGATCGCACTTTTTTATTCAGACAATCAGGTGTATGCGCTCGACAACCGCTGTCCTCACATGGGCTTCCCCCTCCACGGCAGTACTTGCAAAGACGGAATCGTCACCTGCCCTTGGCACTACGCCCGATTTGACCTGAATAGTGGCGGAACCTTTGACTCTTGGGCAGACGATGTACGCTCGTTCCCCGTAGAGATTCGGAATGGGGATGTGTGGGTGAATGTAGCCCCCCAGGTTGACCCCTATGCACACCAACGCCAGCGGTTAGTTGATGGTTTAGAACAGGGAATTTCTCTAGTTATCGCCAAGTCGGTGATTGCCCTACTCGATATGGATGCCGAATCTAGCCAACCCTTTCAGACGGGATTGGAGTTTGGCACTCGTTACAACAAGGAAGGATGGAACACAGGTTTAACCATCCACACCTGCATGATGAATCTGCTGCCTTACTTAGAGCCAGAAGACAGAACCCGCGCCCTCTATCAAGGACTTTCGGCTATTGCGCGTGACAGTTCAGATGCGCCACCTCATTTTGTCGTTCACCCATTGCCGAATTCTGCGGTTGACCTGAATACCCTCAAAGGCTGGTTCCGTCAATTTATCGAACTGCGGGATAGTGAAGCGGCGGAGCGATGTTTGGTGACGGCGGTACGGGTAGGAGCCGAGCGCCAGCAGATTGCTGATATGCTTTTTGTTGCTGCCACAGACCACCACTACATTGATGTCGGTCATACAATCGACTTTATCAACAAGGCATTAGAGGCGCTCGATGCCGTGAATTGGCAAGGGGCGGAACAAGTTTTAGCCAGTTTGGTTTCTGGTTTAGCCAATGCGACTCGCATGGAGGAATCCAACTCTTGGCGCTATCCAGTGGATTTGGTGGCTATTCTACACTCAGCGTTTGAGCAGTTGCCGGAGGCTTTAGAGGTGGGACGAACTCGACGCGGCACTTGGTCAGGTCGAGAGCCATTGCTTCCTATCCTATTAGGTGAGGATGCTCAAGCTATAGCGGATGCGCTGTTGGCTGCACTAAGAGACGGTTGTACAGAAGAGGAGTTAGCGGGTACTGTAACCTATGCCGCTGCCCTGCGGGTTGCTCGTTTCCATACTAATAATGACCATAGTGATTGGAATTCGGCACATCACCCCTTCACGTTTGCTAATGCCGTGCATCAGTGCGTGCGGCGAGTGCCTTCACCTGAATTGCTGCGTGCTGTGTTTGATGGGGCAATGAGTGTGTACCTCAATCGGTTTTTAAATGTGCCACCAGCGAGACTGCCAGAGCCAAAAGACCAAGTTGAGAACCCAGATGAACTGCTCAAGCAACTACCCGAATTGCTCGATCGCCAGCAACAGGTGAACCAGGCAGGTCAGTTAGTGGCTCAATATCTATATAGTGGAGGCAAACCAGAGCGATTGATGGCGATGCTGGGTAAGCTGATGCTGCGGGAGAATCGAGATTTCCATGTGATTCAGGAAGTGGAAGCAGCGTTCCGGCAGTACTCGTTGTTGGGACAAACGGCGGCTGGTGTTCACACACTGGTTGCTGCGGCTCGGTATTTAGCGGCTCATGCTCCTACTATGCGGTCTCAAGAGCAAACGTATCAAATGGCTTATCGGTTACATCGAGGCGATCGTTTGTTTGAGGAGTCTTGA